One Streptomyces sp. ML-6 DNA segment encodes these proteins:
- a CDS encoding DUF4287 domain-containing protein translates to MTEAVKGPASYFPSIEKKYGRPIAEWKDLIRSSPLAKHMELVSWLKTEHGLGHGHANALVAHTLAEDSGK, encoded by the coding sequence ATGACCGAAGCAGTCAAGGGCCCCGCCAGCTACTTCCCCTCGATCGAGAAGAAGTACGGCCGCCCGATCGCCGAGTGGAAGGACCTGATCCGCTCCTCGCCCCTGGCCAAGCACATGGAGCTCGTCTCCTGGCTCAAGACCGAGCACGGCCTGGGCCACGGCCACGCCAACGCGCTCGTCGCGCACACCCTCGCGGAGGACAGCGGAAAGTGA
- a CDS encoding helix-turn-helix domain-containing protein, whose amino-acid sequence MTDAAKRPDTPAVEENSVVLDAKGLRALAHPVRVQLVGHLRKYGPSTATRLAERLGVNSGTASYHLRQLGAAGFVEEDTERGNARERWWRSVHRTTELSDRDLAEQEPEAALAYLQSVSATYTLRAQQALNELQTMPRAWQGTFDMSDWALRLTPEETIALRQELWDVLARYRWDTPETAATAPEGAERIGVITHILPELDTSAPSEEPAPGTGSSDGAETP is encoded by the coding sequence ATGACAGATGCGGCGAAGAGGCCGGACACCCCGGCCGTCGAAGAGAACTCGGTCGTTCTGGACGCCAAGGGGCTGCGTGCCCTGGCCCACCCGGTACGCGTGCAGTTGGTCGGACACCTGCGGAAGTACGGCCCGTCCACAGCCACCCGCCTGGCGGAGCGGCTGGGCGTGAATTCCGGGACGGCCAGTTACCACCTGCGCCAGCTCGGCGCGGCCGGCTTCGTCGAGGAGGACACGGAGCGCGGCAACGCGCGCGAGCGCTGGTGGCGTTCGGTGCACCGGACGACGGAGCTCAGCGACCGGGATCTGGCCGAACAGGAACCCGAGGCCGCGCTGGCGTATCTGCAGTCCGTCTCCGCCACCTACACCCTTCGCGCCCAGCAGGCTCTGAACGAGCTGCAGACGATGCCCCGGGCGTGGCAGGGCACCTTCGACATGAGCGACTGGGCCCTGCGGCTCACGCCCGAGGAGACCATCGCCCTGCGCCAGGAGTTGTGGGACGTGCTCGCCCGTTACCGGTGGGACACGCCGGAGACGGCGGCGACCGCCCCCGAGGGAGCCGAGCGCATCGGCGTCATCACGCACATCCTGCCCGAGCTGGACACGTCCGCCCCGTCGGAGGAACCCGCTCCCGGGACGGGTTCCTCCGACGGGGCGGAGACGCCATGA
- a CDS encoding MFS transporter yields the protein MTTDAPGVDEISGRRSSRPLGGVLTAMAVSLTGTRISVVALPWFVLVTTGSATMTGLVAFCEMTPYVVVKAFTGPLVDRIGPRSVSWTTDLASAVAAAAVPLLHALDLLSFPLLLVLVAAIGAARGPGDLAKEVMVPEAAERSRVPLERATGLSGVIERLASTVGPAAGGSLVALLGPMAGLVINAGCFALGSVVIALALPHGMGHGTAEDPSGNGGKEPGYWQRFGEGFTFLRGEPLLLTLIVMVGITNLLDAAISTVLVPVWAKESGNGPSAIGLTGSALGAAAVAGSLIAAMAAHRLRRRTIVLVGFLLAGAPRFLVLAFDAPLGAVLAVFAVSGFGAGFINPVLGAVLFERVPRRMRGRVNALGDSLSWAGIPLGGLLAGAAVTAVGLVPVLLVCGTAYFLTTNLAGLRPEWREMDPPGGRGALPPPGG from the coding sequence ATGACGACGGACGCCCCGGGCGTCGACGAGATATCCGGCAGACGGTCCTCAAGGCCACTGGGCGGGGTACTGACGGCCATGGCCGTGTCGCTGACCGGTACCCGGATCTCCGTGGTGGCGCTGCCCTGGTTCGTGCTCGTCACGACCGGCAGCGCCACCATGACCGGGCTGGTCGCCTTCTGCGAGATGACGCCCTACGTGGTGGTCAAGGCGTTCACCGGGCCGCTCGTGGACCGGATCGGTCCCCGGTCCGTCTCCTGGACCACCGACCTGGCGAGCGCCGTCGCTGCTGCCGCCGTTCCCCTGCTCCACGCCCTGGACCTGCTGTCCTTCCCGCTCCTGCTGGTCCTGGTCGCGGCGATCGGCGCGGCCCGGGGACCGGGCGATCTGGCCAAGGAGGTCATGGTCCCGGAAGCCGCGGAGCGCAGCAGGGTGCCGCTGGAACGGGCCACCGGCCTGTCCGGCGTGATCGAGCGGCTCGCCTCCACCGTCGGCCCGGCGGCCGGCGGCTCCCTGGTGGCGCTGCTCGGCCCCATGGCGGGGCTCGTCATCAACGCGGGCTGCTTCGCCCTCGGCTCGGTGGTCATCGCACTGGCGCTGCCCCACGGCATGGGTCACGGGACCGCGGAGGACCCGTCGGGGAACGGCGGGAAGGAACCGGGCTACTGGCAACGCTTCGGCGAGGGCTTCACCTTCCTGCGGGGCGAACCGTTGCTGCTCACCCTCATCGTCATGGTGGGGATCACCAACCTGCTGGACGCGGCGATCTCCACGGTCCTCGTTCCCGTCTGGGCCAAGGAGTCCGGCAACGGGCCGAGCGCGATCGGCCTGACGGGCAGTGCGCTGGGAGCCGCGGCGGTCGCCGGGAGCCTCATCGCCGCGATGGCCGCGCACCGGCTGCGGCGCAGGACGATCGTGCTCGTCGGATTCCTGCTGGCGGGGGCGCCGAGGTTCCTGGTCCTCGCCTTCGACGCCCCGCTGGGGGCGGTACTGGCCGTCTTCGCCGTCAGCGGGTTCGGCGCCGGTTTCATCAACCCGGTGCTGGGGGCCGTCCTCTTCGAACGGGTGCCGCGCCGGATGCGAGGCCGGGTCAACGCGCTCGGCGACTCGCTGTCCTGGGCCGGGATCCCCCTCGGCGGACTGCTCGCCGGAGCAGCGGTGACCGCGGTCGGACTCGTGCCGGTGCTGCTCGTCTGCGGAACCGCGTACTTCCTCACCACGAACCTGGCGGGACTGCGGCCGGAATGGCGCGAGATGGACCCGCCGGGCGGGCGGGGCGCCCTGCCACCCCCGGGGGGCTGA
- a CDS encoding MBL fold metallo-hydrolase: MPLNVPRLRIGSAEIIALADGEGPFFSPRADAFPGATAAQWAEADRYDPGAVDAEGRWWLRFRAYAIRGDKGITIVDAGIGPADGPAAAWAPVPGVLPESLAAVGIDPAEVDTVVLTHLHTDHVGWAVVTEAAVPSAGGGAVAGDGTAGGRRPYFPNAEYLFQRAEFDALDALNPQLRETLTDPLAAAGRLRLLDGDTPLRTGRAIATPGHTPGHQSVLVAEGRESVLVTGDLLVHALQLLHPALAYAHETDPEAAGRSRRRMLDHGTGTTLHLATPHLTEPFLRA, encoded by the coding sequence ATGCCCCTCAACGTTCCCCGCCTCCGGATCGGCTCGGCCGAGATCATCGCCCTCGCCGACGGCGAGGGCCCGTTCTTCTCACCGCGCGCCGACGCCTTCCCCGGCGCGACGGCCGCCCAGTGGGCCGAGGCCGACCGCTACGACCCCGGCGCGGTCGATGCGGAGGGGCGCTGGTGGCTCCGGTTCCGCGCGTACGCGATCCGCGGCGACAAGGGCATCACCATCGTGGACGCCGGGATCGGTCCGGCGGACGGCCCGGCCGCCGCGTGGGCGCCCGTGCCCGGTGTGCTCCCCGAGTCGCTCGCCGCCGTGGGCATCGACCCGGCCGAGGTCGACACCGTGGTGCTCACGCACCTGCACACCGACCACGTCGGGTGGGCGGTCGTGACCGAGGCGGCCGTACCGTCGGCGGGTGGCGGCGCGGTGGCCGGCGACGGTACGGCCGGGGGCCGTCGTCCTTATTTCCCGAATGCCGAATACCTGTTCCAGCGAGCCGAGTTCGACGCCCTCGACGCGCTCAACCCGCAGCTTCGCGAGACCCTCACCGACCCGCTCGCGGCCGCCGGCCGGCTCCGGCTCCTCGACGGGGACACCCCGCTGCGCACCGGGCGGGCGATCGCCACGCCCGGCCATACGCCCGGACACCAGAGCGTGCTGGTCGCCGAGGGGCGCGAGTCGGTGCTCGTCACCGGCGACCTCCTGGTGCACGCGCTCCAACTGCTCCACCCCGCACTCGCCTACGCGCACGAGACCGACCCCGAGGCGGCCGGACGCTCGAGGCGGCGCATGCTCGACCACGGAACCGGCACCACCCTGCACCTGGCGACACCGCACTTGACGGAGCCGTTCCTTCGGGCGTGA